The window TGATGCTATTGATCTCATTGACCTTGTCTTATGGATACAAATGAAGAACCACCGGGCATATCTCTCTCATAGGAAACGAAAACTTGATGCGTTGAAAATGAATAGTCATGTATCGTTGTAGGGTTAAAGATACTACCGATATCCTTGATGCTTTTTACTGGATAGTGATCGAGAATCAAACGCAGCGTGGCCGCGTTGTAGAGGTTGGACAGGAATGCCAACTGTCGGGATTCGGTCCAGGATTTGAACTGGTTCTCCGGCACTGCGGCCGCATCGGTGAGATACCGATCGAGCGCCCCGGCGTCTGTCTTGAGCCCCGTGTAGTTCACCGTCCCGTTATCCACGTATTTCTTCAGCGCGCCATCGTAGAGATGATACCCATGGTCGAACTCCTGCGCCATGGCCGATCCGGCCGCGACCACCATCAGGGCGGTCAGTAGCGGGAGAAGCCGGAAGATGATGCCCAGTGCGCGGTGCCGTGCCCTTTTTTCCCCCGCGAAGCTGGGGCTTTCGGAGCGGCCCTCCCGGGTCTTGCCGATTCCCAGTTTCTCTGCAATGCTCTTCACCATGATACCCTTTCTGATGTCGCGCTACGCGACATGCGATTATTACGAAGTCTCCACCATTGTCACACCGGCTGCTCCATGGGGAGCTTAATGTTCAAACCGAGCGAATGAACGTGGTGGTTATTTCTTCCCTCCCGGTGGCCTTTATTGGCCGCTTCCATAATACCGGGACCGCCGCCGGTGACGACATCATAGCCTCGGGATCCGATCGATTGGGCAAGCAGTTCGACTTGCATGTAGATCGGGTTGTTCTCCTGGATTCGAGCCGACCCGAAAATGGCGACCGTAAAATGCTTCTTGGACAGTTCCCGACCAAATGCCGCTTCCCTTATGGCTTGAGCCTTAGTCATTCCCTTCCTCCATTGGTTCTCACTGCGCCAGGAGCCGCTTTCTTTTGTTTTCAATGCTGCTCATCAAGCTCTCGAATGATGCGGCAAAGGCGGCCACCCCGTCCATGAGATCGCCATCGCTCACCATTGCGTAAGTGTAGTGATCTACGATGTCGTAACCTGGACGATTAAACCTGGAAGCCAAAGAACGTTCTACGATCGCCATGCCGACCGCGTTTGGGAAGCCCTGCCCCAGAGGACCTGTCGTGCTTTCAACTCCCGGAGTTTCTCCAAACTCAGGGTGGCCCGGAGTTTTACTTCCCCATTTCCTGAATCGTTTCAATTCCTCCAGGGATAAATCATACCCGGTGAGATGTAAAAGAGAATAGAGGAGCGCAGAGCCATGGCCGGCCGAGAGCACAAAACGGTCGCGGTCGGGCCATTTCGGGTTCTCGGGGTGATGCCTGAGGAATCTGGTCCAGAGCGCGTAGGCCATGGGGGCTGCACCCATTGGCAGGCCCGGATGACCGGAGTTTGCCTCCTGGACCATATCTACGGATAGCATCCTGATGGTGTTGATACAGAGCTTGTCGATCTTCGTCATCCGCTTATCGTACCTCCCACTCTTTCAATTTCCTTGGTGTTACTCTCTCTTTCTATGGACTCAATCTTTGCCAGTCTGTGCTTGTGCCGTTCTGCGTTTGAAAATGATGAGGCCAGCCAAATCCTGACAATATCCTTGGCAAGTTCACCCCCTACGACGCGCGCACCGAGGCAGAGAATGTTTGCATTATCGTCTTCTACCCCCTGATGGGCGGAAAAGCTGTCATGACAAAGGGCGGCGCGGATTCCGGAAAATTTGTTTGCAGCGACGCAGGCGCCCACACCGCTGCCACAGATCAGGATGCCTCGCTCGGCTCTGCCTGCCGTGATCTCTGCCGCGACAGCCCGGGCGTAGTCCGGATAGTCCACGGGGGCTTCGCTATGGGTGCCGAGATCCTGCACCTGGTGACCGAGCCCGCGGACAAAGGCGATGATCTGGGTTTTTAAATGGAACCCGCCATGATCAGCCCCGATGGCCAATAGCATCGCAAATGTCTCCCTTCCAAAGAATTACAAGTCTTCCGTCTGCTGAAGCATGACCTATCAACCGGAGGATTATCCGAAATATTTCATGATCCTCTGCCCACAATGAAGTCTGCGGCCTCCTCCATATTGCCGGCAATAAACACTCGACCCGGCTTGGCAAAGGCCACAACTTTTTCATCCTCCCCTGGTTCATTTGCAAAGGGAATGAGAATTCCGATTCCACCCGCACTCAACGCTGTCTGAACATCGGTAGCCCTGTCTCCGATGACATAAAGGTTCACATTCTCAAGAGTCAACTTATTTGCCTTCAACGCATTAAAGACCATTCCAAGCGATGGTTTCATACAATGACAGTCATGAACGAGATTCTGATCATAAGTGAACTCGGGATGTCTCTCTACGTAAACTGGATTCGCATGGGGACACAAAAAATAGCCGCTAATTTTCACTCCACATTTTCTTAACGTCTCGATAACATGCGAACAGACTTCATGCGCCCTGTCTTCTGTGAGAAGGGGATAGTCGAGGATGGCCACGCCGGGCTGATTCGTTATCATATGGATCGCCGATGAGGAAAGCGCATTTAAACGTTTCAGCCCTTCGACGACGTGAGGAAGAATTCGCACCTGAGATCGCCAATCATCGTCTTTCCCAAGAAAAAGGTGATCTCTGGTGTCGTGAATGATTGTGCCATCTCTGTCAATACAGATGAGTGTTTTCATCGCTTCTGCCATTGTAATGTATTGAACATGTGTTATTCGATGATTCTTTCGCTCGACGTCCTGACCATGCTTTATGTCATATCCTTGCTATGACTTATCCCTTGCCAATGTCACGTCTGCCTTCATTGCCGCGCCCCAGAGCCCGCTGTTCTGGTCTTTGATGAGAAACACCGGCAGTTTGGCAAGGACATTGGCCATCGTAGCGGAATCCCTGAATTCGTTCTTGAAAGAGTCGTGACGAACGACCTCGGGATTCCTGGCGGCAACGCCGCCTGCGATGTAGAGACCGCCGCGGGAGAGGGTTTCGAGTGCATAATTCCGGCATGCCCGGCCATAGAATCTTGCGAACCATTCAAGAGTCTCGGGATGGCGGGGAAACTCTTCCACCACCTGCGCAGGCTCCAGATAACCACCCGTATGAAATTCATGAATAGCGGTCAACCCTCTTCCGGAGACCACATGATCGTATGTTGCGTAATGGACCTGCCGCGCGCTGATCAAAAAACGCTGAAAGGAATATTCTTTCTCGCCAACAAAAGGAAAACAGGCATGCGCCCCTTCCGAAGGAGCGGCGCTGTAGCTGCCTCTTTCATCCGGCACAAGCATGGCCTTGCCCAGCCCCGTTCCCGCCCCGATGACGGCGATCGTAGAGAGTGGTTCTGGCGTGCCTGCCAGGATGATCTCAGCGGATTTACCGATGGGCGAAATACAGGAAAAGGCCTGTGCCACAAAGTCGTTCATCAGGATGGCCCGCCGGAATCCATGATCGCGCTCGGCGTGGGTAATGTCTACTTCCCACGGGATATTCGGGGGATTGCCTATGACGCCTCCCGTGATCGGTCCCGCAACGGCGATAGCGACGATATCGGCTTGCCTCGGATCGAATGGAAAGTCGCTCTGCCGCAGATTTTTCAGAAGGTCTGCAAATGAACCTGCAGCGGAGGTTGCCATCCAGACAAGTGAAACCAGATCGAGATTCCCCTGTTCATCGGCAGTGAAATGCGCGAAGCGGCTGCTGGTTCCGCCGATGTCTGCGGACAGGATATGACATTCCGTTTTAGACAACGTTTTCATCATGATAGCTTTTCCGGCAACGCCGCCTCCGGCAACCCAGCCCGGGCTGTAATCGTTCCCCCTCAGGTAAAGCCCGCCCCTGCCGTGCAGGCATAGCAGTGGTCGCCGGTCGCGATCACTGCACCCTCTTCGGGAAAGCCCGTCATGGACGAGACATGGACTTTCGCGGCGCCGTGAGGAAGTCCTGCGGCGATGTTGAAGTCACAGTCATAGAGGGTGCCGTCCCATGAAACGGAGATCAGGGAGCGGCACATGAGCCCTTCGATGGTCGCCGGGTTGAAACATTCGAAAAGGGTCTTAAAATAATGGTCAAGATTCCCCGACTGTTCGAGCCAGGTCCGGTAACGGCCGAGCGGGGCGTTGGCAAAGCTGTAGAGGTTATTGAACAGGGTGCCGTGCCGCTCCAGAGACTGCTTGAATCTTCTCTCCGCCTGGTCTTGATTGCCCGGCAGAAATGCGCCGGCAGGGTTGACTACCAGATCCAGCGTCAATCCGCTGCCCGGACGGCCGTACCCCAATTGATTGAGGTCTCTCATAACATCAAGGCTTTTTCCCCAAATTCCATTGCCGCGCAGGGCATCGGCCTGGGCGCTATTGATTGAGGGGAATGATGCCACCAGCGCAACTCCCATCTCCCGGCAGGATTCCATGAGGCCGGATGCCGCCTCTTCCCGCAACGCCACGAGATTTGTCCTGAGGATCAGCCTCCGGGTCAGCGGAGCAAGGCGGGCGAGAAAGGATCGGATGCCGGGCACCAGTTCCGGCGCACCACCGGTGATGTCGATGGTCTCGAAATAGACACGGGAGGCATAGTCGATGAGATCGTTCATGGTCTCGCCGGTCATAACCTCCCGGCGCTCCGGTCCGGCTTCGAGGTGACAGTGTCGGCAGCGCAGGTCGCAGAGGTATCCCACATTTATCTGAAGGGCAAGGGTCTTCCCGCGGACGAGGTTTAGCCCGCACCGGGCCAGATTCCTGTCAAAAGGCTCGAAAACTGCCACCGTTTCCGGTGAAACACATCTCCGAATCGCTTGCGAATCTGAACTCACAACGAAAGCCTTTCCGCGATTTTCCGCATCTGTACGCCGTGCACCAGCGAAGCGCCGCCGCGAATGGCCGTTGTGACGTGAACGGCCTCGGTCATCTCCGCCAGGTTGGAGCCCTTTTCCAGGCAGGCCTTGGTATAGGCGTCGATGCAATAGGGACACTGCATCGCATGGGCGACGGCCAGCGCGATGAGCGCCTTCTCCCGTTCGGTCAGCGCACCTTCGGCGAAGACTGCACCGTAGTAGTCGAAGAATTTGTTGGCCAATTCCGGCGCATCCTTGCCGATCTCACTGAATGCTCCCAGGTCTTGCGGATCGTAATAGGTTTCCATAGCATCTCCTCTCTTGATCAGTAAGGTAGTCCTGCAAATCCTGGTTTCTGAATCGCCTTTCGCGCTTGCCGCCGACACGATAGCAATGCAGCGACCCGGCGATGAAGTCCCGCGGTAGAGATTATGGAAATCCGCCGTTGTGATAAAACCCCTCCCGGCGCCCACGGGTGATTTTGGAATGAAGGGCAAGGAAGGTTTGCCAAGTGGGAACGCATGGACTCGGGTATCTGATCAAGCCTGGCCATGAAAAACTCCTTCCGGTTTTCAAGTCTCAGTGGCAGGGACATTCGACGATGGCCTGCCGGTTCTGTGCTGATCAGCAATCGCATTACCGATTTCCAGGTTTTCATAAACGCTCCCACCATTTTTCCCGCTACAATTTTTATTGCGTTATACTATACAATGCTTTACTACGATATACACGTTTTTATGTTTTGCAACATTTTCATGCTGGAGGATGGAAGGCATGTATTGCGCCTTTGAGAAAAGCAAATGTATCGATGAGAGCAAGGGATGCATCTGCGCCGAATGCGCACTCTATAAAAAAAACAATCTGAATAAGTCGTATTATTGAGCCAATTGCAAAACTATTTGTCATTCCCGAAAACGGAGCTTAATGCACACAATGCTTCTATCGGGAATACGGTTTTTCAAGCAGTTAGAACCAGATTATGAACATTAAACTTCGTTTTCCCGCTTAAAATCATTGCGGGAATGACAGAATGTGAGAGTTTTGCAATTGCCTCTATTGCATGGCCAAATAAGGAGGGCTGTCTTCACGAATTTGAAATGCCCGGTCTCCATCATCATCCCCGTGTTTTGCGAACAGGCGGTCATCAACCAGACGATCGAAACTCTCCGCAATCGGATTGGTGGAGACGCCGCCGAGATCATTGTGGTTGACGGACAGGAGGCAGGGGAAACGCTCGCGGCGATACGAGACGGCTCCGTTCAGAAGTTCCTTTTTGAAAAAGGCCGGGGCAGGCAACTCAACCGGGGCGCAACAGTCGCCACAGGTGACGTGCTCGTTTTCCTCCATGCCGACACAGTTTTGCCGTTCACTGCTTTAAAAAGGATTGCTGCAGTAATGCAGGATGAAGGCTGCGTCGGCGGAGCCTTCGATCTGCGCATCGATTCCCGGAGAATGGCCCTCAGGGTCATCGAAACGGTTGCCAATTTGCGCTCGCGTCTGACGAGAATCCCCTACGGGGATCAGGCGATCTTCATCAGGGCCTCCTATTTTCGGACCCTCGGAGGGTTTATGGAGATCCCGATTATGGAGGATGTGGACCTCATGAGGAGGATCAAGCGGGATGGAAAGAGGATCGTCATTTTCCGGGAGCAGGCGACGACATCGGCGCGCCGCTGGGAAAAAGAGGGCCTGGTATTCGGGACGCTGCGAAACTGGCTTCTGATGAGTCTCTACCTTTGCGGAGTCGCGCCGGAACGGCTCGCCCGGTTTTACAAATAGGACGGCAGGGATGATTTTTCCCGATATCAATTTTCAACTCTATTTTCCCCAGAACGAAGCCGCCATCCGCATAGGCTGCTTCCTTTTCCTCTTCATTGTCATTGCCATCGCCGAAACCCTTGCCCCAAGACGTCCGCTGATTGTGAAGAAGCCCTTGCGGTGGTTCGGAAATATTTCGATCCACCTCGTGAACGGCCTCCTTCCGCGCCTGCT of the Syntrophobacterales bacterium genome contains:
- the rpiB gene encoding ribose 5-phosphate isomerase B; the encoded protein is MLLAIGADHGGFHLKTQIIAFVRGLGHQVQDLGTHSEAPVDYPDYARAVAAEITAGRAERGILICGSGVGACVAANKFSGIRAALCHDSFSAHQGVEDDNANILCLGARVVGGELAKDIVRIWLASSFSNAERHKHRLAKIESIERESNTKEIERVGGTISG
- a CDS encoding HAD-IIIA family hydrolase, producing MKTLICIDRDGTIIHDTRDHLFLGKDDDWRSQVRILPHVVEGLKRLNALSSSAIHMITNQPGVAILDYPLLTEDRAHEVCSHVIETLRKCGVKISGYFLCPHANPVYVERHPEFTYDQNLVHDCHCMKPSLGMVFNALKANKLTLENVNLYVIGDRATDVQTALSAGGIGILIPFANEPGEDEKVVAFAKPGRVFIAGNMEEAADFIVGRGS
- a CDS encoding glucokinase, whose amino-acid sequence is MMKTLSKTECHILSADIGGTSSRFAHFTADEQGNLDLVSLVWMATSAAGSFADLLKNLRQSDFPFDPRQADIVAIAVAGPITGGVIGNPPNIPWEVDITHAERDHGFRRAILMNDFVAQAFSCISPIGKSAEIILAGTPEPLSTIAVIGAGTGLGKAMLVPDERGSYSAAPSEGAHACFPFVGEKEYSFQRFLISARQVHYATYDHVVSGRGLTAIHEFHTGGYLEPAQVVEEFPRHPETLEWFARFYGRACRNYALETLSRGGLYIAGGVAARNPEVVRHDSFKNEFRDSATMANVLAKLPVFLIKDQNSGLWGAAMKADVTLARDKS
- the arsS gene encoding arsenosugar biosynthesis radical SAM protein ArsS (Some members of this family are selenoproteins.) — translated: MAVFEPFDRNLARCGLNLVRGKTLALQINVGYLCDLRCRHCHLEAGPERREVMTGETMNDLIDYASRVYFETIDITGGAPELVPGIRSFLARLAPLTRRLILRTNLVALREEAASGLMESCREMGVALVASFPSINSAQADALRGNGIWGKSLDVMRDLNQLGYGRPGSGLTLDLVVNPAGAFLPGNQDQAERRFKQSLERHGTLFNNLYSFANAPLGRYRTWLEQSGNLDHYFKTLFECFNPATIEGLMCRSLISVSWDGTLYDCDFNIAAGLPHGAAKVHVSSMTGFPEEGAVIATGDHCYACTAGAGFT
- a CDS encoding arsenosugar biosynthesis-associated peroxidase-like protein, with amino-acid sequence METYYDPQDLGAFSEIGKDAPELANKFFDYYGAVFAEGALTEREKALIALAVAHAMQCPYCIDAYTKACLEKGSNLAEMTEAVHVTTAIRGGASLVHGVQMRKIAERLSL
- a CDS encoding DUF2769 domain-containing protein, producing MEGMYCAFEKSKCIDESKGCICAECALYKKNNLNKSYY
- a CDS encoding TIGR04283 family arsenosugar biosynthesis glycosyltransferase; this translates as MRVLQLPLLHGQIRRAVFTNLKCPVSIIIPVFCEQAVINQTIETLRNRIGGDAAEIIVVDGQEAGETLAAIRDGSVQKFLFEKGRGRQLNRGATVATGDVLVFLHADTVLPFTALKRIAAVMQDEGCVGGAFDLRIDSRRMALRVIETVANLRSRLTRIPYGDQAIFIRASYFRTLGGFMEIPIMEDVDLMRRIKRDGKRIVIFREQATTSARRWEKEGLVFGTLRNWLLMSLYLCGVAPERLARFYK